A stretch of the Dyella telluris genome encodes the following:
- a CDS encoding SRPBCC domain-containing protein: MTTSTLRSLRITRHFDAAPERVFDAWLDPATAGRWLFSAPNGEMVKVAMDARVGGHFCFTDRRDGEDVDHVGEYLAIDRPHRLVFTFGVPRYSEAMTRVSIDIVASGTGCDLTLLHEDVLPEWAEPTREGWTGILEHLGRNLQSQSARQVLAPDTIRFERLLPGPVERVWSYLVDSDKRGQWLASGSMEQRVGSEFQLRFHHAQLSQTPVPPPERFKAYEDGVTSTHRVLACEPPRLLTITWAKQDDPSEVTFELAPVGAQVRLVVTHRKLKPADVAGTSGGWDTHLDVLADRLDGHLPQPFWPVFSHLLARYEGLQQP, translated from the coding sequence ATGACCACCTCGACCCTGCGCTCGCTGCGCATCACCCGCCACTTCGACGCCGCGCCCGAACGCGTGTTCGATGCGTGGCTCGACCCCGCCACCGCCGGACGCTGGCTGTTCTCGGCGCCCAACGGCGAAATGGTGAAGGTGGCCATGGATGCACGCGTGGGCGGCCATTTCTGTTTCACCGACCGCCGCGACGGCGAGGATGTCGACCATGTCGGCGAGTATCTGGCCATCGACCGGCCGCACCGCCTCGTCTTCACCTTCGGCGTGCCCCGTTACTCCGAAGCCATGACGCGCGTCAGCATCGACATCGTGGCGTCAGGCACGGGCTGCGACCTGACCCTGCTGCACGAAGACGTGCTGCCCGAATGGGCCGAGCCGACACGGGAGGGCTGGACGGGCATCCTCGAACACCTCGGACGCAACCTGCAGAGTCAGTCCGCGCGACAGGTCCTGGCACCGGACACCATCCGCTTCGAACGTCTGCTGCCGGGCCCGGTGGAACGCGTGTGGTCCTACCTCGTCGATTCGGACAAGCGCGGCCAATGGCTGGCCAGCGGCAGCATGGAACAACGCGTGGGCAGCGAGTTCCAGCTGCGCTTCCATCATGCCCAGCTGTCGCAGACGCCCGTGCCCCCGCCGGAGCGCTTCAAGGCTTACGAAGACGGCGTGACCTCCACCCACCGCGTGCTCGCGTGCGAGCCGCCACGCCTGCTCACCATCACCTGGGCCAAACAGGACGACCCTTCGGAGGTCACCTTCGAGCTCGCGCCCGTGGGCGCACAAGTGCGCCTGGTGGTGACGCACCGCAAGCTCAAGCCTGCGGACGTGGCCGGCACCAGCGGAGGCTGGGATACCCATCTGGATGTACTCGCCGATCGTCTGGATGGCCATCTGCCGCAACCGTTCTGGCCGGTATTCAGCCATCTGCTCGCCCGCTACGAGGGGCTTCAGCAACCCTGA
- a CDS encoding ArsR/SmtB family transcription factor, whose product MVEHSAPALDIVFQALTDATRRAMLRHLAGGDRNIGELAAPFDMSLAAASKHVKVLERAGLVRRVVQGRTHICRLEPGPLAAADEWLRFYEQFWNRRLDALDALLKAEDAAVGESPAGGNP is encoded by the coding sequence ATGGTTGAACATTCTGCACCAGCGCTCGACATCGTGTTCCAGGCCCTGACCGACGCCACCCGGCGCGCCATGCTGCGCCATCTGGCCGGGGGCGACCGCAACATCGGCGAGCTGGCCGCCCCGTTCGACATGTCGCTGGCAGCGGCCTCCAAGCACGTGAAGGTGCTGGAACGGGCCGGCCTGGTGCGCCGGGTGGTGCAGGGGCGCACGCACATCTGCCGGTTGGAGCCCGGCCCACTGGCCGCTGCCGACGAATGGCTGCGTTTCTACGAACAGTTCTGGAACCGCCGCCTCGACGCTCTCGATGCCCTGCTCAAGGCCGAAGACGCCGCCGTGGGCGAATCACCCGCCGGAGGGAACCCCTGA
- a CDS encoding molecular chaperone HscC, with translation MIVGIDLGTTHSLIGTFGEHGPTLFPNALGDLLTPSVVSVDADGHIIVGRAARDRMVSHPDASIATFKRFMGTPRETRLGKHVFRPEELSALILRSLVADAEAATGEKVTEAVISVPAYFSDAQRKATRAAGELAGLRIERLINEPTAAALAYGLQEKPDGARFLVFDLGGGTFDVSVLEMFDGVVEVHASAGDNFLGGEDFLDVMESAFLGDEKLATDTLSPQERGQLRRRLEQAKRELGAQGSAGIEWRIGERAVNWQIDEERFARLSDPLVQRMRAPLERAMRDARLQPAQLEEIVLVGGASRMPLVARMVSRMFGRLPLRHINPDQAIALGACIAAGLKSRDERLEEVILTDVCPYTLGTKVSRRDEQGREQTGFFSPVIHRNSTVPVSREETFQPFRDNQVKLTLEVYQGEHPMADRNIKLGELDIPLAPNRPAAQNSVNLRFTYDVNGVLQVEATLLATQERHELVLEQNPGLLSPAEIRSRLQALESIKIHPRDKHENIAMLARAERLYEEYIGARTQLQQWIAQFRTVLDTQDEQLIREHRRQLGQALDTLDAHA, from the coding sequence ATGATCGTTGGCATTGATCTGGGTACCACGCATTCGCTGATCGGTACCTTCGGGGAACACGGGCCTACGCTGTTTCCCAACGCGCTGGGCGACCTGCTCACGCCGTCCGTGGTCAGCGTGGACGCGGACGGACACATCATCGTGGGCCGCGCCGCGCGCGACCGCATGGTCAGCCACCCCGATGCCAGCATCGCCACCTTCAAGCGCTTCATGGGTACGCCCCGCGAAACACGCCTGGGCAAGCACGTGTTCCGCCCCGAGGAATTATCGGCGCTGATCCTGCGTTCCCTCGTGGCCGACGCCGAAGCCGCCACGGGTGAAAAAGTCACCGAGGCGGTGATCAGCGTGCCCGCGTACTTTTCCGATGCCCAGCGCAAGGCCACGCGGGCGGCTGGCGAACTGGCCGGCCTGCGTATCGAGCGCCTGATCAACGAACCCACCGCGGCCGCCCTCGCCTATGGCCTGCAGGAAAAGCCGGACGGTGCGCGTTTCCTGGTGTTCGACCTGGGTGGCGGCACCTTCGACGTATCGGTACTGGAAATGTTCGACGGCGTGGTGGAAGTGCACGCCAGCGCGGGCGACAACTTCCTTGGCGGCGAGGACTTCCTCGACGTCATGGAAAGCGCGTTCCTCGGCGACGAGAAACTCGCAACCGACACGCTTTCCCCGCAGGAACGCGGCCAGCTGCGCCGCCGCCTGGAGCAGGCAAAGCGCGAACTGGGCGCGCAAGGCAGCGCCGGCATCGAATGGCGCATCGGTGAGCGCGCGGTGAACTGGCAGATCGATGAGGAACGCTTTGCGCGGCTGAGCGACCCGCTGGTGCAACGCATGCGCGCACCGCTCGAACGCGCCATGCGCGACGCTCGCCTGCAGCCAGCCCAACTTGAGGAGATCGTGCTGGTGGGCGGCGCCAGCCGCATGCCGCTGGTGGCACGCATGGTGTCGCGCATGTTCGGCCGCCTGCCGCTGCGGCACATCAACCCGGACCAGGCGATAGCGCTCGGTGCGTGCATCGCCGCCGGGCTGAAGTCGCGCGACGAGCGCCTCGAGGAAGTCATCCTTACCGACGTGTGCCCTTATACGCTGGGCACCAAGGTCTCGCGGCGCGACGAGCAGGGCCGCGAGCAGACAGGGTTCTTCTCGCCCGTCATCCACCGCAACAGCACGGTGCCCGTCAGCCGCGAGGAGACGTTCCAGCCTTTCCGCGACAATCAGGTCAAGCTCACGCTGGAGGTGTATCAGGGCGAGCACCCCATGGCGGATCGCAACATCAAGCTGGGCGAGCTGGATATTCCACTGGCACCGAACCGCCCCGCCGCCCAGAATTCGGTGAACCTGCGCTTTACCTATGACGTGAACGGCGTGCTACAGGTGGAAGCCACCCTGCTTGCGACGCAAGAGCGCCACGAACTGGTACTCGAACAGAATCCGGGGTTGCTTAGTCCGGCGGAAATCCGGTCTCGCCTGCAGGCGCTGGAAAGCATCAAGATCCATCCCCGCGACAAGCACGAGAACATCGCGATGCTGGCACGCGCCGAACGTCTCTACGAGGAATACATCGGCGCACGCACACAGCTGCAGCAGTGGATTGCGCAGTTCCGCACGGTGCTGGACACGCAGGATGAGCAGCTCATACGCGAACACCGTCGGCAGCTGGGACAGGCTCTCGATACGCTGGATGCCCACGCATGA
- the agaR gene encoding transcriptional repressor AgaR has translation MTTRRKAAPAPPKLLVEERRRRIVELVHQKGRVTVDELVALFGISAVTIRADLEVLDGAGAISRSHGGALPAAAQLDTPLNIKETRHHAQKLRIGEAAAALIEDGETIILDSGSTTAEIARRIRQRKWTSLTVITNALNIAMELSALPAVRVMMLGGLLRQTSYSLAGPDAEQALSRLSADRLFLGVDGLDPEVGVTTPDPLEASLNALMIRVSRQTVAVLDASKFGQRSLSVIAPVGDLDLVISDAAAPAEHVEALRGKGVKTLLV, from the coding sequence ATGACGACTCGACGCAAGGCCGCACCCGCCCCGCCGAAACTGCTGGTGGAAGAACGCCGTCGCCGCATCGTCGAGCTGGTCCATCAGAAGGGCCGCGTCACGGTGGACGAGCTGGTGGCGCTGTTCGGCATTTCCGCCGTGACCATCCGCGCCGACCTGGAAGTCCTGGATGGCGCCGGCGCCATCAGCCGCTCGCACGGCGGCGCCCTGCCCGCCGCGGCCCAGCTGGACACCCCGCTCAACATCAAGGAAACGCGCCACCACGCGCAGAAGCTGCGCATCGGCGAGGCCGCGGCAGCCCTGATCGAAGACGGCGAAACCATCATCCTCGACTCCGGCTCCACCACGGCGGAAATCGCGCGGCGCATCCGTCAGCGCAAATGGACCTCGCTGACGGTGATCACCAATGCGCTGAACATCGCGATGGAGCTGTCCGCCCTGCCGGCCGTACGCGTGATGATGCTGGGCGGGCTGCTGCGCCAGACGTCCTATTCGCTGGCGGGCCCTGACGCCGAACAGGCCTTGTCGCGGCTCTCGGCCGATCGCCTGTTCCTGGGCGTGGATGGCCTCGATCCGGAGGTGGGCGTGACCACGCCCGACCCGCTGGAGGCTTCGCTCAATGCACTGATGATCCGCGTTTCACGCCAGACCGTGGCCGTGCTGGATGCCAGCAAATTCGGCCAGCGCAGCCTTTCGGTGATTGCGCCGGTCGGCGATCTCGATCTGGTGATCAGCGATGCCGCCGCCCCGGCCGAACACGTCGAGGCGCTGCGGGGCAAGGGCGTGAAAACGCTGCTGGTGTAA
- a CDS encoding amidohydrolase family protein codes for MHDAPFRARRRFDLDRRHLLSATRTGCGCCAPPMLGGGSSGKNPLQTVATPESEALRLAEFKPRSMLHVPVTRVEKPAFSVIDVHTHLSWMSETRSGVSLGEAMTYFADPAELVALMDRKGIRSMVNLTGGTGKGLEETIARFDAVAPGRFRTMTEPSFALFTETDYPRLQAEAIEHAHRIGAAGLKLLKTLGLYLREGIDQGELVGVDDARFDPMWETCAALNMPVFIHTSDPEAFFLPGDSANERYEELAKHPDWSFYGPEYPSHRDLLAARNRVIARHPATTFVLMHVGNQAEDLATIAECMDRHANVHVDISARISELGRQPRMARRFFERYQDRILFGTDAVPPPYGNDVPQQLLGDELYEIYYRFLETEDEYFDYAPAAVPPQGRWSIYGVGLPPEILRKIYHDNAARMLGMD; via the coding sequence ATGCATGACGCGCCCTTTCGCGCCCGGCGGCGATTCGACCTGGATCGTCGCCACCTGCTCTCCGCCACCCGCACGGGTTGCGGTTGCTGCGCGCCGCCGATGCTCGGTGGCGGCAGCAGCGGCAAGAACCCCTTGCAGACCGTGGCCACTCCGGAAAGCGAAGCCCTTCGCCTGGCCGAGTTCAAGCCGCGCAGCATGCTGCACGTACCGGTGACGCGGGTGGAGAAACCCGCGTTCTCGGTGATCGACGTGCACACGCACCTGAGCTGGATGAGCGAAACGCGTAGCGGCGTGTCGCTGGGCGAAGCGATGACCTACTTCGCCGATCCTGCGGAGCTGGTGGCACTGATGGATCGCAAGGGCATCCGCAGCATGGTCAACCTGACCGGCGGCACCGGCAAGGGGCTGGAGGAAACCATCGCGCGCTTCGACGCGGTGGCGCCCGGCCGGTTCCGCACCATGACGGAACCCTCGTTCGCCCTGTTCACCGAAACCGATTACCCGCGCCTGCAGGCCGAAGCCATCGAGCACGCGCACCGTATCGGCGCCGCCGGCCTGAAGCTGCTGAAGACGCTGGGCCTGTACCTGCGCGAAGGCATCGACCAGGGCGAACTGGTGGGCGTGGACGACGCCCGCTTCGATCCGATGTGGGAAACCTGCGCAGCACTGAACATGCCGGTGTTCATCCACACCTCCGATCCGGAGGCGTTCTTCCTGCCCGGCGACAGCGCCAACGAGCGCTACGAAGAACTGGCGAAGCATCCGGACTGGTCGTTCTACGGGCCGGAGTATCCCAGCCACCGGGATCTGCTGGCCGCACGCAACCGCGTCATCGCACGACACCCGGCGACCACCTTCGTACTGATGCACGTGGGCAACCAGGCCGAAGACCTGGCCACCATCGCCGAATGCATGGACCGCCACGCCAACGTGCACGTGGACATCAGCGCACGCATCAGCGAGCTGGGCCGCCAGCCACGCATGGCGCGGCGCTTCTTCGAGCGTTACCAGGATCGCATCCTGTTCGGCACCGACGCCGTGCCGCCGCCTTATGGCAACGACGTGCCCCAGCAACTACTGGGTGATGAGCTGTACGAGATCTACTACCGCTTCCTGGAAACGGAAGACGAGTACTTCGACTACGCCCCGGCCGCCGTGCCGCCGCAGGGGCGCTGGTCCATCTATGGGGTGGGCCTGCCACCGGAGATCCTGCGCAAGATCTACCACGACAATGCGGCGCGCATGCTGGGGATGGATTGA